Within Oscillatoria nigro-viridis PCC 7112, the genomic segment ACGATTTACCAGGATAAAATCGATACACTAGCGCAATTAGTCAGCGTTCTCGCGCCCGGTCAAACTCCTGCTACAATTGATTGGACTCAGGTAATTTATCCCGACATTGCGCCTGCTTTCTTGTCTGACAATCCTCGCAGCAAGACTGAGTATTACAAAAACGGCGATGTCAAAGCTGAGATTGACGAACGGGGAAATCGTACCGAATACCGCTACGATAATAACGGGCGGTTGGTAGAGGTAATTTATCCCGACGATACGCCGAACAATCTGACTGATAATCCTCGGACTAAAACAGAATACGACTACGCGGGACGGACTGTTGCTACCATTGATGCTAAGGGCAGAATAACTCGCTACGAGTACGATAATTTGGGACGGTTGGTGAAGACTATTTATCCCGATGCTACTCCCAACAATCTATTAGATAATCCGACTTCCAAGACTGAATACGACTCTTTGGGACGGCGCATTTCTGCTACTGATGCTGCGGGTAAAACAGTCAAGTACGAGTACGATGCTTTGGGTAGATTGACTGCTGTCGTGCAGACTTTGAATCAAGCTGGAACTAATCCAATTAATCTCAGAACCGAGTACGGTTACGATGAAGCTGGACGGTTAATTTGGCAGGAGGATGCGAAGGATAATCGCACTGAGTTTGAGTACGATAAAAACGGTCGTCGTGTTGCTGTTGAGTTGCCGCTAACTCAAAGGTCGGTTACTACTTACGATGAGGTAGGAAATGTTAAGACGGTGACAGATTTTAACGGCAATACTGTTACCTACGGTTACGATGCTGAGAATCGCTTGACTTCTAAGCAGTTTTCTGTTATTGGGGAATCTCCCGTTACGTTTACCTACACGAGTAGCGGGCAGATTAAGACTGTTGTTAAAGGGCAGGAAACGACTGTTTTTAATTACGATGAATTAGGAAGGTTGGTGTCGAGAATTGACCCGGATGGGCCGTATTTGGCAAGCGGGGCGACGATTGAGTACGAGTACGATGCGGCGGGAAATCGGACCTCTGTAAGGACTCCTGTTGGGTTGAGTCAGTACGAATATGACGAGCAAAATCGCTTGGAGAAAGTGATTGACCCGGATTTGGCGGTGACGAGTTATTTCTACGATGCTGAGGGGAATTTAGAACGAACTGAGTTACCGAATGAGGTTGTGGAAACTCGGACTTATGATGAGTTGAATCGGTTGAAGTTGTTGACTTATCAAAGAAATAATGCGACGCTTCAAAGTTTTGATTACACCTTAGATCCTGTCGGGCATCGGCGAGTTGTTACCGAACAAAACGGGCGCAAGGTTGAGTACGAATACGACGATTTGTATCGGCTGACAAAGGAAACGATTACCGATACTGTGAATGGATCTCGCACGATTAGTTACGGTTACGATGCTGTAGGGAATCGGTTGACGAAGACTGATTCTGTTGGTGGGGTGACGAGTTATGTTGATGACGATAATGATAGGTTGTTGAAGGAGGAATTGCGGCAGAATGGGGGGCTGGTTAAGACGACTGAGTATCGTTACGATGCGAATGGGAATACTACTCGCAAGATTGAGAACGGTACTCAAGAGACGGTTTATACTTGGAATCAAGAAAAACGTTTGGTTGGCGTTCAAACTCCGACGGGTGAGAATATTAGCTATGCTTACGATGCGGATGGAGTGAGGGTTAGTAAGACTGTTAATGGGGTGACTCCTGAGTATTTGGTTGATAAGAATCGGGATTATGCTCAGGTTTTGGAGAAAAGGGTTAATGATGTTTTGAGTGCTAGTTATGTGTATGGGTTGGATTTGATTTCTCAAGAGAGGGGGAATGTTGATTCGTATTATTTAGTTGATGGGTTGGGCAGTACGAGGGGGTTGGCTAATGCGTCGGGTGCGATGACTGATACTTATACCTATGATGCGTTTGGGAATCTCATTGCGTCTGCGGGCGGTACTGCTAATGATTATCTGTTTGCTGGGGAACAGTTCGATCCTAGTTTGGGGGATTATTATCTGAGGCAGCGGTATTATGATACTGATACTGGGCGATTTACTCGGAGGGATACTTATGAGGGCAGCTTTGAAGATCCGATGTCGCTGCATAAGTATCTTTATGGTAATGCTAATCCAGTCACGTATACCGATCCTACTGGTTTGTTTAGTGCGGGTGAGGCTCAAGCGGCAGCCGATATTGCTAACACTTTAGCGGGCATACAGTGGGAAAGTGGTAGTTATCTAATCGGAGCTACAATAGAAAATAACGATAGCTTTCCGCTGGATGATTACTACATATTAACTTTTCCAGGGGGGGCAAATTTTAATGAACGGGTTGTAGACTTTTTTGAAAATTTCGCACCTCATGACTATGTAATCCGATTTCTTGTTTATGGAGGAACTTTACCAATTCCTAAAAAACTCTTAGGAAAGATACTGCAAACAATGCCATCCTGGTATCGAGGACCGCGTAGAGTTCCCATAGTTGGCAATTCAAGTAAATACACTGCCCCTCTTAGCGCTCTGTCGTTCATGTTTTTTGACAACGCACAGTGGAACCGCAGCCCTGTTCGTATTTTTGGCAGCAATAAAATACTCAGAACAATAGGTAGAGCTAGTTCTATTTTAAGAACAGGGTTAGCAATTGCAGATACTGCTTTGTTGATAAAATATTTGATAGAAACAAGCTGATAAAGAAGGAGATATTATGCAATCACATGAAAGCCAAGACATTGAAAGATCAGTTTGTGAATTACTTAAGGATATTGTAGGTTCGCAACGACAATTGTGTTTGAGACATCGCTTAGTTAAAGACTTAAAAATCGACTCAGATGTCCTGAGTTTTGAGTTTGCCATACCACTTCAAGAAAAACTAAAAATTGATGTCCCTGATGATGAGTGGCTAAACGTTTACACTATTGAAGATGCGATCAATTTGCTAAAAAGATATCAATCCAAATGATAACCTTTGAATCACTTAGGTTAATGGCTCAATAGTAAATATTTGGTTAAAAAAAATGGAATTATGCTCATTTTTGAGATGAAGTTTCAGTAGCTTCCCTATCAAGATATAGTAGTGGTAATGCTTTAATTATTTATAGGTGGCTTCAACAATCTATACTCGGTGTTACCCCCTCTGTTCCTGGAGGAATTGAGTTAGCATCGGTATACATTACAGGCTTCAATCTAGGTTATTTTGCTGCTGTTGGAGTACGTAATTTAGTAGAAGGTTCAAAGAATTAAAATGGTATTTCAATTCATCAAAAATCAACATCAAAGTGTGAAGCAACTTTTAGGGGTTATGACCAATCAGCATTTTGAAGAAGATCGCAGAGTTTTCTTACAGAGGAATCCTTCTCAATCAGAATCAGATTTTATTACAATTTGCTTTCAAAAACCTTGCAGTAAACAACAAGAGGTAGCACTTGCTATTCGTCGTGCAATTGCTATACTTGGAAATATTGAAAGTGAATTTATTCGAGCCGAAGTTTCTTTTGAGGATCTAGATTTACTTTCATTTTGGAATTTGTGTGGAGAGGCGGGATTTAATACGACAAGATTTATTGAAGCCATTCAATCAGAACTTCATGTTCAACTTCCAGAAGAACAACTCGAACAAGCATTTGTTAGAGACCCCGATCTAAACACACGTATGAAAATTTATGAATTCATAAATGAGTTCTATTCCTGGTATAAATTGCTGAGTATTTAGGAGCAAAAAATGCCTTGTGTTACTTGAAGTATAGTGTTTTTAAAAATGACAATATTCAGAAGATAAAATGCTATGATTTTTATTTTTACACTCCCTAAAAGCGTATAATCAGCTAGCATGAGGATGCCGTTTGTTACTATAATCCGAAAGTCATCAAAAAATACGACTCTGCCAATAATCTAATTGCAGAAGTCTCGACTACTGGATTAGAAACTCGTTATACCTACGATGAGTTAGGCCGTTTAGCAGAAACAATTCTACCGGATTCTACGCCCCTCAATTGGGATGACAACAAGAGAGTCAAAACCGAATATTCAGCCGCCAGTCGCATCAAATCTCAAACAGATATTTATGCCAATCAAGAAGCGTATTTCTACAACGACATCGGTCAATTAATTCGTTCAAAAGATGTTCTTGGTAATGACACCACCTACACCTACAACCCAGGCGGACAAGTTGAGTCAGTTACAGACTTCAAAAATCGTACAACCCGCTATGTTTACGATGACAAAGCCCGAATTCAAGAAACAATTTTCTTCGATAACTCTCGCTTATCGCTGACCTACGACTCACAAGGAAGAGTTAAAACCGAAACCAACGAACTCAATCAAACCACCACCTACGAATACGATGCTTACAGCCAAATCAAAGCGGTTATTAACGCCCTAAACGAACGCACGGAGTTTGAATACGACAAGCGTCGCAATTTAGTTCGAGTTACCGATGCACTCGGTCGTAGCATTCGTTATAAATACGATGAATACGGGCAGAAAGTTGAAACAACTTTCCATGATGGCGATAAAATATTGACGGGTTACGACCAGTTCGGTCGCATCACCAGCGTCACCGATGAGAATTTACACACTACCAAATACGCTTACGACAATCTCAGTCAGTTAATCGAAATCGAACAAGCAAATCAAGCCAAAACAAAATACACTTACGACAATTTGGCCCGATTAACCGAGATTAAAGATGCCAACCAAAACGTCACCAAGTTTGAATACGACGCATTTTTCCGCCCCACAGCAACCATTCTCCCAATGGGACAGCGGAATCAAACAGTCTACGATAAATTTGGGCAAATTGTTAGCGAAACTGATTTTAACGGGGACACGATTAACTATACCTACGACACCCTCGGACGTTTAAACCAAAAAACATTCACAGACCCCAGAATCTCGCCCGTTTCCTATACTTACGACCCCGTTACATCGCAATTGCGGACTGTGACAGACGGACGCGGCGTAACGCAATACGCTTACGATACTCGCGACAGGTTACAAACAACTACCACGCCGGATTTGAAAACTGTCGGTTACGGCTACGACCTGTTAAACAATATTACTTCCCTGACGACTGGGGCGGGAACGACTTCTTACGGTTACGACAAGCTGAATCGTTTGGATACAGTCAAGGAGGGAAATCGCACTCTGGCTGATTACGATTACGATAAAGTTGGTAATTTAATTCAAACTAAATTTGCGGACAGTTCGGTAGAAACGCGCAAATACGATACGCGCGACCGTTTAACTGAGTTAACTACTAAAAATGTCACTGGTACTGTTTTCTCCGGTTTTAATTACACCCTTGATGCTGTTGGCAATCGCAAGCAGGTTCAAGAATATAACGGTCGCACTGTCGATTACAGCTACGATGCACTCAATCGATTGACGGAGGAAAAGATTGCTGATGCTGCTGTCGGAAATCGAACTCTTGGCTATGGCTATGACTTGGTGGGGAATCGCTTAACCAAAACTGATACTTTGTCAGGGTCAACTACCTATAGTTACGATAACAACAATCGCCTCAATCGGACGGCGGAAGGTAGCAATCTGACCAACTTTACTTACGATAATAATGGTTCTCTCAAAACTCGGTCGTCGGGTACTGAGACTGTTACTTATGACTGGATTAATGATGGTGAAAATCGCTTGGTTGGGGTGAATAACGGTACGTCTCAATCCCAGTTTGTTTACGATGCTTTTGGTAGCCGCGTTGCAGCTATTAATGATGGGGTAAGGACGAATTATTTGACGGCTCCGATTTGGGGTTTACCTGAAGTGTTGATGGAGTACGATGCTAGTGGAGCGGTTAAGGCTGATTATACTCAGGGTGTGGGATTGGTCAGGTCGCGTCACGATGGTAGAGAAGGATTTGTTCATACTGATGGATTGGGTTCGACTCGGGCGATTACGGATAATGTTGGTTTGGTAACTGACCGCTATACTTACGATGCTTTTGGAGGATTGTTAGAGCAAACGGGGACTTTTGGTAATTCTTTTGGGTTTGCGGGGGAACAGCGGGATAGCGCTACTGGATTGGATTATTTACGAGCAAGGTATTATGACTCTAGTTTGGGAAGGTTTATTTCTAAGGATGCTTTTCCTGGGTATTTGGATGACCCGATGAGTCAGCACGATTATCAATACGCTCATGCTAATCCGGTTAGCAATACTGACCCCAGCGGCTATTTCACGATGGGCGATATGATGGCCACGCTGAATACAATATCTTCACTAGCTGCGATTGGTGGTGTTAGTTTTGGTACGGGTTATATCGCTGGTGCGGCTGCTGGCGGGGCTAGCGTTGAGGAAATTCGGGGAATGTTTGGAGAGTGGGGTGCTGGTTTTGCGTCGGGTGTGTCTGGTGGTTTTCTAACTGATGTTTATGAATACTCTACTGGGAATAAGATTGAACCGAATCATGCGATGCTCTACAATGCTGGGAATGTGACTGGGATTGGGGTGTCTTTTATCACTGGGATGAAGGCGGCGACTTGGGCTACTACTGGGATGGGGCCTTTGAAGTGGGTTGCTGCTGTGAATACGGGATTGGATGTTTATGGGGCGGTGGGGGCTACTAATAATCTTTATCAGAGTTATCAAGATAACGGGAAGTTTGAGGTTGAGGATGCTTGGAATCTGCTGGCTTACGTGCCTTTTGCTGGGGTGGTGCTGGGTGGTGTTAAGGGTTTCTTGGGTGCTAATAGAGCTCTGCAAAATGCAGATGCACTAACGAAGGCGGGGAATTGTTTTGTTGCTGGTACGGAGGTTTTGACTGTTGATGGGATTAAGAATATTGAGGATATTCAAGTTGGGGATTGGGTGATTGCTGATGACCCTACTACTCCTGGAGGGATTGAAGCAAAGCAGGTTTTGGAGACTTTTGTACGGGAAACTGATGCGCTGGTTGACCTTTATGTGGATGGGGAGGTGATTTCGACTACTGGGGAGCATCCTTTCTGGGTAGCGGATAAGGGGTGGGTTGAGGCGAAGGATTTAGTTGTTGGGTCGCTGTTGCAGACTGGGGATGGTAGGATTGTTGATGTCGATAAAATTGAGAAGCGGGAAGGTAAGTTTCCGGTTTATAATTTTAAGGTTGAGGGGATTCCGACTTACTTTGTTTCGGATTTGGGGATTCTGGTTCATAATGCAAATTATGATTCTAACAACATTAATTGGTCTATTAAAAGCAAACCTACTTGGGGTCACACTTTTGAAAGACATGGTGCTGCTACTAAAAATACTAAAAATTTGCGAGGTAGAGCTGCTGGTAAGGAGCAAGGACAAGGACAATGGACAGATAATGAAGCCGCTGCTGAATTCTTAAAAACAATGTATGGTCAGATAGACGGTTCAGTAGCTACCCCAATTCCAGAAGGAATCGGGCAGGTTATTATGCCCGATGGTTCTATAGTTCCCGCTACTTGGGCTGAGCTATATCTACAACCTGGTGGTGTTTATAAAACTGCTTTTCCCACACTAGGTCCTTAGGAAAAATTATGCTTACCTTGCGCTTACAAATTATTGGAAATTTAGTCCATTTTCCTCAATTAGATCGAGAGCCTGATTATGACTACCAGTATGATAATGTTGTTTCGGCAATCATGGATTTGTGTGATGTGCTTGAAGAAACAAATATTTTTCAATTCCAAGTTAGTGGATTTGGACAAGAACGGTGGCCTGTAGATGTCAGAACCGATTTATCAACAATTCTTGAACAAATACCTCAAATTTTGCACTCAATTGCTTGCGCTAATTATCCTTTTCAATTAGATTTTTATGAGCAAGGTGTTGAACGCCAATTAAATTTTGAAGAAGCTGACACATGCATTAAAATCAGTTGCTACAGTGGCACTTTTTGGGAACCTAATCCCTCAGCTTGTTTTGTGAGAGAATCTGATATTTTAATGCAGCTATACAATCTCAGAGATTCTTTTGTCGAAGCGGTTAAAATAGTTTGCCCCAAATTAGCAAGTAGTGAATTATTTGCTATCTGGTGTAAAAATTCTGGAGCAAAAAAGTAGATCGAAGAGAAGCGTATCATAGATGCTACGGATTGTTATATCCCACATTCCACACCCCCCAAGGGGCAGCATACACTGCAAGAGTGGATCGAAGTCTATCGTCCGAGACAATAATACTCAATAACCTGTATCGCTCAGCATCACCCAGTTGGAGATTCCTAAAAATTGACGTTCGGGTGTGAGTTAAATGTGATTCGGTTAAAATTGCGCGAGGTAACAAACCAAGTTTATTGCCGATCCGTAATCATGCGATGCTCTACAATGCTGGGAGTGTGGCTGGGATTGGGGTTTCTTTTCTAACTGGGATGAAGGCTGCTACTTGGGCTACTACTGCGATGGGGCCTTTGAAGTGGGTAGGTGTTGGGCTAGGTGCGGTAGATACGGCATTCGATGGTTATGGAGCGGCGATTGCTACTAATAATCTGAATCAGAGTTGGCAAAATAATGGTAAGTTTGAAATTCAGGATACTTGGAATCTGCTGGCTTATGTGCCTTTTGGTCTGGCGGCGATTAAGGGTATTAAGGGTTTATTGGGTGCTAGTAATTTACCTAAAAATGGTATTCAGGGTGTTAATGATGTCCTGGGAGATACTCAAAAAACAATCACAAAAGCGGGGAATTGTTTTGTTGCTGGTACGGAGATTTTGACGGTTGATGGGATTAAGAATATTGAGGATATTGTTGTTGGCGATTGGGTGATTGCTGATGACCCGACTACTCCTGGGGGGATTGAAGCAAAGCAGGTTTTGGATACGTTTGTACGGGAAACTGATGCGCTGGTTGATTTGTATGTAGACGGGGAGGTGATTTCTACTACTGGGGAGCATCCTTTCTGGGTAACGGATAAGGGGTGGGTTGAGGCGAAGGATTTAGTTGTTGGGAGTTTGTTGCAGACTGGGGATGGTCGGGTTGTTGATGTCGATAAAATTGAGAAGCGAGAAGGTAAGTTTCCGGTTTATAATTTTAAGGTTGAGGGTATTCCGACTTACTTCGTCTCGGAGTTGGGGGTGCTGGTTCATAATGCGAATTACACTCCTCCTCCTCCTTGGAGAGGGAAACCTATCATGTTAGATGGGAATTCAAAGAAAGGCTGGCAACATATCGACGAGCGCCATATCACAGGGACTTCTGCAAAAGGACCTGGAGACCTATTTCCGCCAGGGACTACGAGAGCTGAACTTGAAAAAGTTGCCGAGAAAATTGTGAAAAAAGGAACAAGAAGCTCAGGAAACCCCCAAACAACAATGCAAAATTTTGAGGATAGAGTTAAAATTCAGGGACAACATCTCAGAGTTCGCGTCAGTGGGGTGCATCTCACTTTTGCGAATGTGTCAAAAAAGAGTTAAAATGAAAAAGCTAGTAAAATCGTCAAATAAAGATGAGGTAAATAAAATGACACCCTCAGACCAACAACAACTAAAAGCCCACTTAAAAGCGGTAGCAAAAATTCTTTACAGAAATACAGAGCCAACCGAGTTAAAAAGTTTTGAAAGTATAGAAAAATCAGTCCGTCAGAAAATGTTATCAGAAGTTGGTCCAGAAATAGGTAACTTTTTTTTTCAGCAGTATCAGGAATTCAAACAGGAAAACCCCGAAAAATAAAATCAATAATCGGCTCGCTCGACATTACAGATAATCAGGCAAAATATTTTGGCTTAAAAGCTTACAGTCAATTGAGTCCACTGATGGAAAATTGCTGTCTTTTAATCACTGCTAACGAATCTTATCAAAGCGCCGAAAAAGATTTGGAAAAATTTACGGGGATCAAAATTTCTCACAGTACATTACAAAGATTAGTCAAGCGACAAGAATTTGAATTGCCTACATCTAAACAAGGAGTCAAAGAAATTACATTGGATGGCGGGAAAGTTAGACTACGCAACGAAACCAAGGGCGAGAGCTGTTACTGGAAAGACTATAAAGCCGTGTGTTTAGATAATGTTTATTCGGGAGCCTTTTTTCAAAATAATCAAGATTTAATTGATTGGACTAATAGCCAAAAATTACTACACCCTATGTATTGTCTAGGAGATGGTCATGCCGGGATTTGGAACATCTTTAAAGAAATTGGAGATAATGAACAAAGACAAGAAATTTTAGATTGGTATCATCTCAAAGAAAATCTCTACAAGGTAGGGGGTTCAATAAAACGATTGAAATTAGCAGAAAATATGTTATGGCAAGGCAAAGTTGATGAAGTTAGAAATTTATTTAAAGACTTTAAAAGTCAAGCATTTAAAACGTTTTGCAATTATTTAGAGACCCATCGCTGCCGAATAGTGAATTACCAATACTACAAAGAAGAGTCCATAAGTTCGATTGGTTCGGGAACAGTTGAATCAACAATTAAACGCATTGGATTAAGGGTGAAAATATCGGGAGCGCAATGGAATATTGAGAACGTTTCCTCAATCCTGGCTCTTCGCTGTGCTTATCTCAACGGTCAACTTTCAATTTGATGTATGTGCCAAAGTGAGATGCACCCGCGTCAGTGTAGATACTACTACGGGAGAAGTTATTAGTATGTTCCCTGTTCAAAGTGAGTAATAAAATATGCTAGTTTTCAAAATAGAAATCGATGAATTAGAAGAAGAAATTGATAGCTACACTAGAGGTCATATTACTCTTCAAGGAAGACATAAGACAATCTCTTCAAAAATATCAAAATCAAACAAAAATCAGTCGATGATGATTTTTATATCTTTAATCGATCTTCTTTATGGCATTTGTGCGGTATTAAGTATACCTGAAAGAAAAACAACATATGATTTTGTAGGAGTTGGGTGTTCTTTTGAGTTTTTCATAGTTAAAAAAGATGCTAGTAATTTAATACTTACTACTGCCAAAAGTGAGTTAATTGATGAAATCTCGCCTGGGGTATTTATTGAAATAATTTGGCAAGAAGTAAATACTTTTATGTTGAATTATGGCGAGCTACTGGAAAGTGGAAGTGTTAAATATGATTTGACAAATGCTACAAAAGATTTTAAAAAACAATTTAATCTCTGACAGATAGTATAGCGTGTCTAAACCATTTTTGCAAATCTGTAGGCGCAGTGCCAGGAGCGCCTACCCAACAATCAGTGGCAACCACAAGGGATTGCTGTTACGAGAATTATACAAATGATTTAGGTTAGCCATATACAGTATAAAATGCAAACACTACCACCCTACAAACAGCCATGAAACCCACAATAACCATCCAAGAACTAGCTTTAGCCCTGACTGCCAAAAACCACTCCCCTACCCTCCTCAACGCAGACTTCCTCAAATACAGCGGCATCGTCCCCACCGATTGGGAACTCGCCCGCCCTCCCGTTTTCAGCCCCCAAATCTCTCAAGTTGCCTTCACCAACGGCATCAATATCGTCGCCCAATCGAACGCCATCACCTTCATCGAATCTCTCTCTACAAAATCACAAGAAGACGTAAAAATTCCCGACATCATCCGCAAGTACGTTGAAGCACTACCCCGCACCGACTATCAAAATTTGAGCATCAACCCCAGAAGTTTCGTCACCTTTGAAACTGGCGATGAAAATGCAGCCCGCGAGTTTATCACGTCCACTTTACTCGCAAAAGGCACTTGGTCTGATGTGGGGAAAGCTCCTGTAAAAGCAGCGGTTAATTTAGTGTACTCTCTAGAACAGGGAGAACTCAACTTGAGCGTTGCCGAAGCTTTGCTGCAATTACAAGATGCAGAACCAACTCCCGCAGTATTGTTCTCCGGTAGTTTCCAGTACGAAATTACAGGGGAATTAGAAGGCGAGAAACTGCAACATTTGTACAAACTTTTAGAGAATTGGCAGCCCGATTTAGAGGCTTACAGGGAAATCGTCAACGTGCGGTTTTTGGGGAAAGAAGTTGA encodes:
- a CDS encoding polymorphic toxin-type HINT domain-containing protein: MTGYDQFGRITSVTDENLHTTKYAYDNLSQLIEIEQANQAKTKYTYDNLARLTEIKDANQNVTKFEYDAFFRPTATILPMGQRNQTVYDKFGQIVSETDFNGDTINYTYDTLGRLNQKTFTDPRISPVSYTYDPVTSQLRTVTDGRGVTQYAYDTRDRLQTTTTPDLKTVGYGYDLLNNITSLTTGAGTTSYGYDKLNRLDTVKEGNRTLADYDYDKVGNLIQTKFADSSVETRKYDTRDRLTELTTKNVTGTVFSGFNYTLDAVGNRKQVQEYNGRTVDYSYDALNRLTEEKIADAAVGNRTLGYGYDLVGNRLTKTDTLSGSTTYSYDNNNRLNRTAEGSNLTNFTYDNNGSLKTRSSGTETVTYDWINDGENRLVGVNNGTSQSQFVYDAFGSRVAAINDGVRTNYLTAPIWGLPEVLMEYDASGAVKADYTQGVGLVRSRHDGREGFVHTDGLGSTRAITDNVGLVTDRYTYDAFGGLLEQTGTFGNSFGFAGEQRDSATGLDYLRARYYDSSLGRFISKDAFPGYLDDPMSQHDYQYAHANPVSNTDPSGYFTMGDMMATLNTISSLAAIGGVSFGTGYIAGAAAGGASVEEIRGMFGEWGAGFASGVSGGFLTDVYEYSTGNKIEPNHAMLYNAGNVTGIGVSFITGMKAATWATTGMGPLKWVAAVNTGLDVYGAVGATNNLYQSYQDNGKFEVEDAWNLLAYVPFAGVVLGGVKGFLGANRALQNADALTKAGNCFVAGTEVLTVDGIKNIEDIQVGDWVIADDPTTPGGIEAKQVLETFVRETDALVDLYVDGEVISTTGEHPFWVADKGWVEAKDLVVGSLLQTGDGRIVDVDKIEKREGKFPVYNFKVEGIPTYFVSDLGILVHNANYDSNNINWSIKSKPTWGHTFERHGAATKNTKNLRGRAAGKEQGQGQWTDNEAAAEFLKTMYGQIDGSVATPIPEGIGQVIMPDGSIVPATWAELYLQPGGVYKTAFPTLGP
- a CDS encoding polymorphic toxin-type HINT domain-containing protein; protein product: MPIRNHAMLYNAGSVAGIGVSFLTGMKAATWATTAMGPLKWVGVGLGAVDTAFDGYGAAIATNNLNQSWQNNGKFEIQDTWNLLAYVPFGLAAIKGIKGLLGASNLPKNGIQGVNDVLGDTQKTITKAGNCFVAGTEILTVDGIKNIEDIVVGDWVIADDPTTPGGIEAKQVLDTFVRETDALVDLYVDGEVISTTGEHPFWVTDKGWVEAKDLVVGSLLQTGDGRVVDVDKIEKREGKFPVYNFKVEGIPTYFVSELGVLVHNANYTPPPPWRGKPIMLDGNSKKGWQHIDERHITGTSAKGPGDLFPPGTTRAELEKVAEKIVKKGTRSSGNPQTTMQNFEDRVKIQGQHLRVRVSGVHLTFANVSKKS
- a CDS encoding ISKra4-like element ISOni1 family transposase (programmed frameshift), whose product is MTPSDQQQLKAHLKAVAKILYRNTEPTELKSFESIEKSVRQKMLSEVGPEIGNFFFPAVSGIQTGKPRKIKSIIGSLDITDNQAKYFGLKAYSQLSPLMENCCLLITANESYQSAEKDLEKFTGIKISHSTLQRLVKRQEFELPTSKQGVKEITLDGGKVRLRNETKGESCYWKDYKAVCLDNVYSGAFFQNNQDLIDWTNSQKLLHPMYCLGDGHAGIWNIFKEIGDNEQRQEILDWYHLKENLYKVGGSIKRLKLAENMLWQGKVDEVRNLFKDFKSQAFKTFCNYLETHRCRIVNYQYYKEESISSIGSGTVESTIKRIGLRVKISGAQWNIENVSSILALRCAYLNGQLSI